From Thermoflavifilum aggregans, a single genomic window includes:
- a CDS encoding SusC/RagA family TonB-linked outer membrane protein, with protein sequence MKWTTLLLLAGFVQAYAKAFSQESRLSLHLQDVKLERALNMIQHRTGYRFLYNTAEVPVDARISISADNRPVEQVLDSLLSTLHLSYQVLNNKLVVIAPHADQLQPIEVHGRVTDSLGHPLIGVTVQVKGSAAGTVTNERGEFQIEVPDDAVLVISYVGYQTLEIPVGGRSSLVVVLRPSISQLNEVVVVGYGTQKKIDVTGAVAQIKGDDIAKQSSVNAISSLQGKVAGVQITNSGQPGASPEIRIRGLGTVYGDPNPLYVVDGVWYSDISFLNPADIESISILKDASAESIYGIRAANGVVLITTKKGVPGKMNVSYNGYTGWQSVTHPLKMADAHEYAILINELYQINGGNPIYDPNQFGKGTDWYHQILRNAWITNHEISVNGGTEKTAYRFSLGYLDQQGLVEKNDYKRYTTLVKNDFHPLNPLHIGYTITGAYSFSHDYPPDIFHELYSAAPVVPVYYADGSYGDPTDYNVADGSNFNPQATLDFFHQQSRIYRLSGNVFAELSLGKHLSFRTSWGGEFAQQEVRNYVPVYKATLKQQNSTSKLSLTRDETRNWIVENTLTYQNQFGPHQITILAGQSAQRYKFYELTASAENVPDNSEGDLYLSLGDQNTRFASDRGDLSTVASYFGRVNYAFRNRYLINASLRADGSSKFTGSNRWGYFPSVGAGWVISEEAFMKQQHAFSYLKLRGSWGKIGNASVPSNISVLTVTQIPQFTAVFGNPEAYYTGASITTIVPPTTYWERGVGTDIGLEATTLRDRLNIEIDWYNKKTEKAIFDIPILGSLGTTSGTIIGNQADFQNQGVEFTLTWTDQIGSKWHYSVSANLSNNANKVLSVTTGANPIYQAVGTTGSNNFNTRTVVGQPIGEFFGRKVIGIFQNQEDINNYVGKNGTPIQPTAKPGDFKYADINGDGVIDDRDRVVLGNPNPKYLYGINTTWSYQQFDLTLDFQGVAGVDIYNANLGFRYGGENFTQDFFDHRWHGPGTSNTYPSANIGGGQNYIANSFYVQNGSYFRVRNIQLGYTLPDRLTSRWQISRLRIYVNAQNALNFFSYKGFSPEIGGPPTQAGVDVNVYPMYATYNAGINLTF encoded by the coding sequence ATGAAATGGACAACGCTTCTCCTGCTGGCTGGTTTTGTTCAGGCTTATGCAAAGGCCTTTTCTCAGGAATCAAGGCTTAGTTTGCATCTGCAGGATGTGAAGCTTGAACGGGCTCTAAACATGATTCAGCACCGAACCGGTTACCGGTTTCTGTACAACACAGCGGAAGTGCCCGTGGATGCGCGTATCAGCATTTCTGCCGACAACAGACCCGTAGAACAGGTGCTGGACTCGTTGCTCAGCACATTGCATTTGAGTTATCAGGTGTTAAACAACAAACTTGTGGTCATTGCACCGCATGCAGATCAGCTTCAGCCGATAGAAGTGCATGGCCGGGTCACGGATTCGCTGGGACATCCATTGATTGGTGTAACCGTGCAGGTTAAAGGCTCTGCAGCGGGAACCGTAACCAATGAGCGGGGGGAGTTTCAGATCGAAGTACCCGACGATGCAGTATTGGTGATTTCCTACGTAGGATATCAGACCCTTGAAATTCCTGTCGGCGGACGTTCATCGCTGGTGGTTGTGCTTCGCCCTTCCATATCCCAGCTGAATGAAGTGGTGGTTGTGGGATATGGCACCCAGAAGAAAATTGATGTTACCGGAGCAGTAGCCCAGATTAAAGGTGATGATATTGCCAAACAATCATCTGTAAATGCCATCAGCAGCCTGCAGGGCAAGGTGGCTGGTGTGCAGATCACCAATTCAGGCCAGCCCGGTGCATCGCCCGAAATCCGCATCCGTGGCCTGGGTACCGTGTATGGCGATCCCAATCCCCTGTATGTGGTGGATGGGGTCTGGTACAGCGATATCAGTTTTCTGAATCCGGCTGATATCGAAAGCATCAGCATCCTGAAAGATGCTTCTGCAGAATCTATTTATGGCATACGGGCAGCCAATGGGGTGGTGCTCATTACCACGAAAAAAGGCGTTCCCGGAAAAATGAATGTAAGCTATAATGGCTATACCGGCTGGCAAAGCGTAACCCATCCGCTGAAAATGGCCGATGCCCATGAATATGCTATCCTGATCAATGAACTGTATCAAATCAACGGTGGCAACCCGATTTATGACCCCAATCAGTTCGGTAAAGGCACGGATTGGTATCATCAGATTTTGCGGAATGCATGGATCACCAATCATGAAATTTCCGTAAATGGCGGTACGGAAAAAACAGCATATCGTTTTTCGCTGGGTTATCTGGATCAGCAGGGCCTGGTGGAAAAAAATGATTACAAGCGTTATACCACCTTGGTGAAAAATGATTTTCATCCGCTGAATCCGCTTCATATCGGATATACCATTACCGGAGCCTATAGTTTTTCCCATGATTATCCCCCTGACATTTTCCATGAACTTTATTCGGCAGCACCTGTTGTACCTGTGTACTACGCCGATGGCTCATACGGGGATCCTACTGATTACAATGTAGCCGACGGTTCCAATTTCAATCCGCAGGCCACGCTTGACTTTTTCCATCAGCAGTCGCGCATTTACAGGCTTTCCGGAAATGTATTTGCAGAATTGAGTCTTGGGAAACATCTCAGTTTCCGCACCAGCTGGGGCGGCGAGTTTGCCCAGCAGGAAGTCCGCAATTACGTACCGGTGTATAAAGCCACACTGAAACAACAAAACAGCACCAGCAAGCTTTCCCTTACACGTGATGAAACCCGCAACTGGATCGTGGAAAATACATTGACCTACCAGAATCAATTTGGTCCCCACCAGATCACCATCCTGGCCGGACAATCGGCCCAGCGGTATAAGTTTTATGAATTGACCGCCAGTGCCGAAAACGTACCGGACAATTCCGAAGGCGATTTGTATCTTTCACTTGGCGATCAGAATACCCGGTTTGCCAGCGACAGAGGTGATCTTTCCACAGTGGCTTCTTATTTTGGGAGAGTCAATTATGCTTTCCGCAATCGTTATCTGATCAATGCTTCCCTGCGTGCGGATGGTTCCTCCAAGTTCACCGGATCCAATCGCTGGGGTTATTTCCCCTCCGTAGGTGCAGGCTGGGTGATCAGCGAAGAGGCCTTCATGAAACAGCAGCATGCTTTCAGTTACCTGAAGCTGCGGGGCAGCTGGGGTAAGATTGGCAACGCATCAGTGCCTTCCAATATTTCCGTGCTGACCGTTACCCAAATTCCCCAGTTTACGGCTGTATTCGGCAATCCGGAAGCCTATTATACCGGCGCCAGCATCACCACCATTGTACCGCCCACCACCTACTGGGAACGTGGCGTGGGAACTGATATTGGCCTGGAAGCTACTACCCTGCGCGACCGGCTGAATATCGAAATTGACTGGTATAACAAGAAAACAGAAAAAGCCATCTTTGATATTCCCATCCTGGGCTCGCTGGGAACCACTTCAGGTACCATTATCGGCAACCAAGCCGATTTCCAGAACCAGGGCGTTGAGTTTACATTAACCTGGACAGATCAGATCGGATCGAAATGGCATTATTCCGTCAGCGCCAATCTGAGCAATAACGCCAACAAAGTATTATCCGTGACTACCGGTGCCAATCCCATTTATCAAGCCGTGGGTACAACGGGGTCCAACAATTTCAATACCCGTACCGTTGTCGGTCAGCCTATTGGTGAATTTTTCGGAAGGAAAGTCATTGGTATATTCCAGAACCAGGAGGATATCAACAACTACGTAGGGAAAAATGGTACGCCTATTCAGCCTACTGCCAAACCTGGTGATTTCAAATATGCAGATATCAACGGGGATGGAGTGATTGATGACCGCGACCGCGTGGTGCTGGGCAATCCCAATCCGAAATATCTGTATGGTATCAACACCACCTGGTCATATCAGCAGTTTGATCTTACCCTGGATTTTCAGGGTGTAGCCGGCGTGGATATTTACAATGCCAATCTGGGCTTTCGTTACGGAGGAGAAAATTTCACACAGGATTTCTTTGACCATCGCTGGCATGGCCCGGGCACGTCCAATACGTATCCTTCGGCCAATATTGGTGGCGGCCAAAACTATATTGCCAATTCATTTTATGTGCAAAACGGCAGTTATTTCCGGGTACGAAACATTCAGCTGGGATATACTTTACCGGATCGCCTCACCAGCCGCTGGCAGATTTCCCGGCTCCGGATATATGTGAATGCCCAGAATGCCCTGAATTTCTTTTCCTACAAAGGATTTTCACCTGAAATCGGCGGGCCGCCCACCCAGGCCGGTGTGGATGTAAATGTCTATCCGATGTATGCGACCTACAATGCCGGTATTAACCTCACATTCTAA
- a CDS encoding MarR family winged helix-turn-helix transcriptional regulator, with protein sequence MPSPFDVNWQNQSVEGKIVIALERLAEAFRVLAWEVSKESGLSPIQIQILIFCLFHEQRMATVSMLAEEFHLTKATISESVRVLESRQLITKKTQKEDQRSYHIVLTARGRKLAGKASEFANAIVQAAAHLSKPAKEYVLDGLLHMIYDLQQQGLIHPQRMCRNCRFYTTQKQQPYCALLQKILHVADLRIDCPEFQPVHS encoded by the coding sequence ATGCCTTCTCCGTTTGATGTAAACTGGCAAAATCAATCTGTTGAAGGAAAGATTGTAATTGCGCTGGAACGACTGGCCGAAGCTTTTCGTGTACTAGCATGGGAAGTGAGCAAAGAGAGCGGATTGAGTCCTATTCAGATTCAGATTCTGATTTTCTGTTTGTTTCATGAACAACGGATGGCAACCGTTTCGATGCTGGCTGAAGAATTTCATCTAACCAAGGCCACCATCAGTGAATCTGTTCGGGTGCTGGAAAGCAGACAGCTTATCACCAAAAAAACACAAAAGGAAGATCAGCGCAGTTATCATATTGTGTTAACGGCCAGAGGCAGAAAACTTGCTGGCAAGGCTTCTGAGTTTGCCAATGCCATTGTACAGGCTGCAGCACATCTAAGCAAGCCGGCAAAAGAATACGTGCTGGATGGTTTGCTACACATGATTTATGATTTGCAGCAACAGGGATTGATTCACCCTCAGCGCATGTGCCGGAACTGCCGCTTTTACACGACCCAAAAGCAACAGCCTTACTGCGCACTTCTTCAGAAAATCCTGCATGTAGCTGATTTGCGTATTGATTGTCCTGAATTTCAACCCGTTCATTCCTGA
- a CDS encoding protoglobin domain-containing protein, producing MANTLIPGYTYGQVPEAPFSMHDFELLKQTVMFSEKDAEYLRKAGEILHDQVNEILDLWYGFVGQHPHLLTYFAKDGKADSSYLQAVRKRFGQWIHDLCEKPFDQDWLNYQYEIGLRHHATKKNLTDHAQAAPLIHYRYMVAFIYPITATIKAFLARKGHPAELVEQMHQAWFKAVVLTVVLWTHPYVRQGEF from the coding sequence ATGGCTAACACACTCATCCCCGGTTACACCTACGGGCAGGTACCGGAGGCTCCATTCAGCATGCACGATTTTGAACTGCTGAAGCAAACCGTGATGTTCAGCGAAAAAGATGCTGAATATCTGCGCAAAGCAGGGGAAATCCTACACGATCAGGTTAACGAAATCCTGGACCTCTGGTATGGTTTTGTGGGTCAGCATCCGCATCTGCTGACTTACTTTGCGAAAGATGGCAAGGCAGATTCATCCTATCTGCAGGCAGTGCGCAAGCGATTCGGACAATGGATTCACGATTTGTGTGAAAAACCATTCGATCAGGATTGGCTGAACTATCAGTATGAAATCGGATTACGGCATCATGCAACGAAAAAGAATCTGACGGATCATGCACAGGCAGCTCCTCTGATTCATTATCGCTATATGGTGGCTTTCATTTATCCCATCACGGCAACCATCAAAGCTTTTCTGGCAAGGAAAGGACATCCGGCTGAACTGGTTGAGCAGATGCACCAGGCCTGGTTTAAAGCCGTAGTGCTTACCGTGGTGTTGTGGACACATCCCTATGTACGACAAGGCGAATTTTAA
- a CDS encoding FecR family protein produces MEAQDRIWELMARKVSGEAAPEELEELDEWMKNHPEAHYVLETLMQAWHPSPESNERVNSGEFFAWHVQRMVEMGQLDAADFSLVDAGREIYPWEIEEAGRRLRRRKMMMMAGGLCMALLLIVLVWWIWLPGPVHRQEPQLNEVAAVYAHPVLDTVVAAKGARMQVLLPDGSKVWLNAGSELVYAHDFLQKTNREVHLRGEAYFDVVHQDHHPFIIHTSAINIRVLGTVFDVRAYPDDEATVAVLLKGAIEVTFPGQPERRVILHPKEKIVVPNKGGTTIQLDTLAEAAHPAYSIIPVKPMPHDTVIAEVSWVHNALAFQQESFEELARQMERWYNVQIHFVDDAPRHYQFTGIFTTESLAEALRALQLASPHQPFAYRIENQEVYIGTDAAHIMVSP; encoded by the coding sequence ATGGAAGCACAGGATCGGATATGGGAACTAATGGCCAGAAAGGTGAGCGGAGAAGCTGCGCCTGAGGAGCTGGAAGAGCTGGATGAATGGATGAAAAATCATCCGGAAGCTCATTATGTGCTGGAAACCCTGATGCAGGCCTGGCATCCCTCGCCCGAAAGCAATGAGCGGGTGAACAGCGGGGAATTTTTTGCCTGGCATGTGCAGCGGATGGTAGAGATGGGACAGCTCGATGCTGCTGATTTTTCTCTGGTTGATGCCGGCCGGGAAATTTATCCATGGGAAATAGAAGAGGCCGGGCGCAGGCTACGCAGGCGAAAAATGATGATGATGGCCGGTGGTTTGTGTATGGCTCTGTTGCTGATTGTACTGGTGTGGTGGATATGGTTGCCCGGACCGGTTCACAGGCAGGAGCCGCAGCTGAATGAAGTTGCTGCCGTTTATGCTCACCCCGTGCTCGATACCGTAGTAGCCGCCAAAGGGGCACGCATGCAGGTACTATTGCCTGACGGATCGAAAGTGTGGCTGAATGCAGGCAGTGAGCTGGTCTATGCACACGATTTTTTGCAGAAAACCAACCGGGAAGTCCATCTGCGCGGCGAGGCCTATTTTGATGTGGTGCACCAGGATCATCATCCGTTTATCATTCATACTTCAGCCATCAACATCCGAGTATTGGGTACTGTGTTCGATGTGCGGGCCTATCCGGATGATGAAGCCACGGTAGCCGTATTGCTGAAAGGCGCCATTGAAGTAACCTTTCCAGGTCAGCCCGAACGCAGGGTCATTCTCCATCCCAAAGAAAAAATTGTAGTTCCCAACAAAGGTGGTACAACTATCCAGCTGGATACCCTGGCAGAAGCTGCCCATCCTGCGTACAGCATTATTCCGGTAAAACCCATGCCTCACGATACCGTGATTGCGGAAGTATCGTGGGTACACAACGCCCTAGCCTTTCAGCAGGAATCATTTGAGGAACTGGCCCGACAAATGGAGCGATGGTACAATGTGCAGATTCATTTTGTGGACGATGCACCCCGGCATTATCAGTTTACGGGCATTTTCACCACTGAATCGCTGGCCGAAGCCCTACGGGCGTTGCAGCTGGCCTCACCGCATCAGCCCTTTGCCTATCGCATCGAAAATCAGGAAGTATACATTGGTACAGATGCAGCTCATATAATGGTTTCACCTTAA
- a CDS encoding glycoside hydrolase family 53 protein gives MRSYQFVMMICMYLIGMGCSTHQPSFAQSSPRILGADISFLPQLEDEGMHFQVDGQTEDAIAILHQHGFNFIRLRIFVHPEADSGYSPGKGYCDLSHTLAMARRIKAAGMGFLLDFHYSDTWADPGKQYIPEAWKNLSLQLLEDSLYHYTRSVLLALKNQGTLPDIVQTGNEINNGILWPVGNIEHTDTLAELLKTAIAAVKSVDPHIRVMLHIADGGQNAESRWFLNAMLQRQVPFDLIGQSYYPQWHGTLTDLQNNLTDLAGRYTQPIIVVEYTYHKKEVNDIVFHLPNQKGWGTFIWEPLNTWEAIFDKQGVANDSLLHIYDSLSVQYQIPRNDPLQ, from the coding sequence ATGCGTTCGTATCAATTTGTGATGATGATTTGCATGTATCTCATTGGCATGGGATGCAGCACGCATCAGCCTTCATTTGCACAGTCTTCCCCACGCATACTGGGTGCCGATATTTCTTTTTTGCCTCAGCTGGAAGATGAGGGCATGCATTTTCAGGTAGATGGACAAACGGAAGATGCCATTGCCATTTTGCATCAGCATGGATTTAATTTTATCCGGCTGCGCATTTTTGTGCATCCCGAAGCTGATAGTGGTTATTCGCCCGGGAAAGGATATTGTGATTTGTCGCATACGCTGGCCATGGCCCGCCGCATCAAAGCCGCCGGTATGGGCTTTCTGCTGGATTTTCATTACAGCGATACCTGGGCCGATCCCGGAAAGCAATACATACCCGAGGCCTGGAAAAACCTGAGCCTGCAGCTGCTGGAAGATTCATTATACCATTACACTCGCTCTGTATTGCTGGCGCTGAAAAATCAGGGCACTTTACCTGATATTGTGCAGACCGGTAATGAAATCAACAACGGCATCCTATGGCCTGTCGGAAATATTGAACATACCGACACGCTGGCTGAATTGCTGAAAACAGCCATTGCCGCTGTCAAATCAGTGGATCCGCATATCCGTGTTATGCTGCATATTGCCGATGGAGGGCAAAACGCTGAGTCGCGCTGGTTTCTGAATGCCATGCTGCAAAGGCAGGTGCCGTTTGATCTGATCGGACAATCTTATTATCCGCAATGGCATGGCACATTAACCGATCTGCAAAACAATCTTACAGATCTGGCCGGACGATATACCCAGCCCATCATTGTGGTGGAATATACCTATCATAAAAAAGAGGTCAATGACATTGTTTTTCATTTACCCAATCAAAAGGGCTGGGGCACTTTTATCTGGGAGCCCCTGAATACCTGGGAAGCCATATTTGATAAGCAGGGCGTAGCCAATGATTCGTTGTTGCATATTTATGATAGCTTATCAGTACAATATCAGATTCCCCGCAATGATCCCCTGCAGTGA
- a CDS encoding RNA polymerase sigma-70 factor yields the protein MHEDVDTYYRYLWHQIAALDDQQAYRKLFDALAGPLIRWSQVYVKQYEVAEEIVSDVFMWMWQQRSRLGSIRQVRLYLYQAVKNRSLNYLRTIHSRTEFEDIASFEGTVIPAIQFNADDPEQILLNNELRRHMEKAIASLPARCRLIFRLVKDDGMHYKEVAELLQISVKTVETQMGIAFRRLAEAIQPVVSPR from the coding sequence ATGCACGAAGATGTGGATACATATTATCGTTACCTGTGGCATCAGATAGCGGCGCTGGATGATCAGCAGGCCTACCGGAAATTATTTGATGCGCTGGCAGGTCCTTTGATCCGCTGGTCACAGGTGTATGTGAAACAATATGAAGTAGCCGAAGAAATTGTATCAGATGTATTCATGTGGATGTGGCAGCAGCGTTCCCGTTTGGGGAGCATCCGTCAGGTGCGGCTTTATCTTTATCAGGCTGTGAAGAACAGAAGTTTGAATTATTTGCGCACCATACACAGCCGGACAGAATTTGAAGATATTGCCTCGTTTGAAGGAACAGTCATTCCTGCCATACAGTTTAATGCCGATGATCCCGAGCAGATTTTGTTAAACAATGAATTGCGCAGGCACATGGAAAAAGCCATTGCCAGTCTGCCGGCCCGGTGTCGTTTGATTTTCAGGCTTGTGAAAGACGATGGCATGCATTACAAAGAAGTTGCAGAACTGCTGCAAATCTCCGTCAAAACAGTTGAAACCCAGATGGGTATTGCCTTTCGCAGGCTTGCAGAAGCTATTCAACCCGTTGTATCTCCCCGGTAA